DNA sequence from the Nitrospirota bacterium genome:
TGCGGAGGAGGAGAGAGACCTCATTAAGCTCCGAGCATTGCGCATGCGCTTACAGCGGAGAGCAGTGTGAAGTGTCAAGTTTTCTGACAGTGTTGTCGAAAAACTTTACACCACGGAGCCGATCAGCTTACAGAGCCATTGATCAAAAGCATGCAGCGCCTCCTTATCGCCGCCGTAAGCAGATCGTTCCGCCTGATTACTAAGGATGAAGCATTGACTTTTCACGATTTTCCCTCTCCTTCGCATAGTACTGCCGAGAGCCCGTGTTTTCCCTGGACAATGGCATAACAATTGCTTGATATTCCTAATGTTTTGTAGAGCTCTCGGAAATTAGCGCTATGGTGAGCCCTCCCCGGCTGTCATAGATACTTTTCCAAGGGGGCAGCCGGAGCAGAGTAGAGAGCCATAAGAAACCAATCATAGACGTTGAGAAAAGGGGGCATTCCTTGCAGGATGGTCCGCAATATGCCGGGGCGGAGCGGAGAGAGCACCGGAGGGAGCATACTTCCGGTTCGGTCTCTATCACGGCATATTTCGGCAATAGCGAGCACCGCAGGGAGCAGCCTCGAGATTACAAGGACTACTATAATAATTCGAAGTACTATCGGGCGATTACCGGTACGGTCGACCTTATCGATATCAGTTACAGCGGCGTGCGCGTAAAAACATCCCTTCCCCTGGAGCGCGACTGCATTGTCGAGCTGAACAGTGAGGGAAAGCAGATGGCGCTCGTGCGGTGGATAAGAAGAGGCAGCCAGTTCTACCACGCAGGACTGATGTACCTCTAAGCCCGCAGTATCACTCCATGAGATGCTCCCGCTGTTTGTTGTAGAGCGCTGAGAACTCTCTCTGCATTTCGCGCATTCTTTCTTTTGTGAGCCCCAGCCCGGTCTCCCGGGAGGAGGGAGTGCTCCGCGGCCCGATACCGAGCTGAAGACAGAGCGCGTCGGCAGCGGCAACCACGGCACAGAGGTCTCTATGCGTCTCCGCGGCAAATCCCGGAAAATGATGCGTATGGTGCCGCTCGATGACGACCTCGAGCAGGGGAGGTAAATTCCATAGGCGGGCGACGACACCGCCAACGCTGCAATGGTCATAACCGAGCACTGCCGTTTCGGCCTCGCTGAATGAGTAACCGCCGCGTCCCGTCATCTCGACGATATCGGCGTAGGTCCCGGGAATACTGCGGTTCAGCAGCGCCTTGCCTATATCATGCAGCAATCCCGCTGCCAGGGCGTCTTCGGGCTTCGCCATTCCCGTCTCCCCGGCGAGGAGTGATGCTGCAAGCGAGACGCCGAGACTATGGTCCCAGAGAGAGGAGTCAAAGGGATCGTTTTTTCGGTAGAGATCGCGCATTGCGGCGCCGGTAACGAGGGAGATCATCGCATCGAACCCGATGAGACTGACAGCAGCGGCAATACTGCTGATATGCTGCCCCCGGTAAAAAGGGGAGTTGGCGATCCTCAGAACCCGGGCGGCAAATGCCTGGTCCCCTGAGATCGTCGCTTCCAGTTCTCCCATAGAGGTATTTTCCTTCCGGGCAAGCTGCAGGACGCGCAGGGCGATGGGGGGCAGGCTCGGTATATCTATGGTATCGAGAATAAGCCTCTCGAGGTCATCATTGTTCATGATGCCTGCTTTACACACCGCATCCTGCGGCTTCGACAAATTCTTTGTACAGTTCGGGATTATTCATCGAGAGCCTCTTCTCGACATCCTCTATGCAGAGAATATAAGGGGCCCTGAGGCCATGATACTCCACATCGGGACCGATAGGAACGAAATCGAACCCGATACGCTGCAACAAGACATGAAGGGCCTTTGCCATGACGGCATACCAATGCGTCAACCCGAGCCGCTTGCTCTCGGCATACATGGCCTTGAAGAGGCCTATAATGATCTCCTGGCGCTTTCTTCGCGAATTGGGCACGTCCTCCTGCGAGACATCCTGTCCTTCGCCGGGACTTGCGCTATAGAGAAGGCGGTCAACCGCCCTCTTCCGGTATTCCTTGCTGATCGCCAGCCTCGAGATCTCGGCAATCCTCTCCGGCCCTATCGCGGAGCAGTCGGCGGTGATCGTACAATGCTTCTCGATGGGAAACCCCTCGGGTGAATGGAGAATCAGACGGATAGTGCCGAGCAGCTGCCCATAGCGGGAGGCCATGAAATGGACCGAATACTTATCAAAGGCATCGGTCTCTATTCCCTCCGGGTGATCGTCGGGATGTTCGAAACCCCACTCGTCGACATACACCTTGTACCGCAGCGTGTAAATATCCTGCAGCTCAGCTACACTAGAAACCTTCGCAAACTCAAAGCCCCAGATATTTTCCATAGGGTCCCCTCTTTGACGGCGCTTATCGCCTCGTTATTCCTGCCCGCGACTGCCGAACCTGCACCAACGTTCAGAAAGACTTGCAACAACCATACCAGTCCCTCAAAGGAATCAACCCGTTCCCCGTATATATCGCAACAACGGTATCACCGTTTTATCTATCGGGAAATTGGTATGCAGCATAAGCGGCGGTCATTCCGTAAGACAGCGGTTCCTCTCGCGCTCAGAGGCCGGGTTCGTCTCTTCCGGTGAGTATTTATCGGAAACCTTCGATAATAAACAGTAGATGCGGCTGATCCGGTTGTCCCTTCTGCAACACCGCGATACAATGGAGCACAGGGGATCACAGGGGATCACATATGCCGTGCGATAGTTTTCGGGCTGTGAGCAGCCCTCTGCCGCTACGAAAGGAGCGCATTTGCCATGATCGCCGAGGCTCTGCAGGAATGCAAGAAAGCAATAGGGAACGAGCATGTACGGACCGGCCCCGAAGCGCTGGCCCGTTATCACTGGGGCGATATCCCGGCAGAGGTAAGCATCGCTGCGGCAGTGCTCCCGGGCAGCACGGAAGAGATGCAGAAACTCGTCAACATAGCCCGGGAAT
Encoded proteins:
- a CDS encoding HDOD domain-containing protein gives rise to the protein MNNDDLERLILDTIDIPSLPPIALRVLQLARKENTSMGELEATISGDQAFAARVLRIANSPFYRGQHISSIAAAVSLIGFDAMISLVTGAAMRDLYRKNDPFDSSLWDHSLGVSLAASLLAGETGMAKPEDALAAGLLHDIGKALLNRSIPGTYADIVEMTGRGGYSFSEAETAVLGYDHCSVGGVVARLWNLPPLLEVVIERHHTHHFPGFAAETHRDLCAVVAAADALCLQLGIGPRSTPSSRETGLGLTKERMREMQREFSALYNKQREHLME
- a CDS encoding PEP-CTERM/exosortase system-associated acyltransferase, with the protein product MENIWGFEFAKVSSVAELQDIYTLRYKVYVDEWGFEHPDDHPEGIETDAFDKYSVHFMASRYGQLLGTIRLILHSPEGFPIEKHCTITADCSAIGPERIAEISRLAISKEYRKRAVDRLLYSASPGEGQDVSQEDVPNSRRKRQEIIIGLFKAMYAESKRLGLTHWYAVMAKALHVLLQRIGFDFVPIGPDVEYHGLRAPYILCIEDVEKRLSMNNPELYKEFVEAAGCGV